The Deinococcota bacterium genome contains a region encoding:
- a CDS encoding M28 family peptidase has protein sequence MIRSLRDDVTALATPAGRMVGTPGHAEARRYLVGRMAELDLRPYADASFELPYEVGGQQFTNLAGLLPGARSGDQRAGLEPIMLLAHYDTAGPFPGADDNAAAVAILLSLVPRLREKGLERPIVLAFPDAEEPPYFLSPAMGSTFFYTRQRTGPVHAAIVLDLVGHDVPVPGLSDLLFITGLESDPVLAGLLRACEPHGGVRIVAALNRYVGDMSDHHVFRVNERPYLFLSCGHWAHYHQPSDTPEKLNYSKMAYIADYLLGLVTEVCDAELKGPFEGYDSTETELYFMRRSLGEHAAALGLRFESRRDIDALATLLTRTFGL, from the coding sequence ATGATACGAAGCTTGCGGGACGACGTGACGGCGCTGGCGACGCCCGCTGGCAGAATGGTCGGCACTCCCGGCCACGCCGAGGCGCGCCGCTACCTCGTGGGGCGCATGGCTGAGCTGGACCTGCGGCCCTATGCCGACGCGTCGTTCGAGCTGCCTTACGAGGTGGGCGGGCAGCAGTTCACCAATCTCGCAGGCCTCCTGCCGGGCGCGCGGTCCGGCGATCAGAGAGCTGGCCTCGAGCCCATAATGCTCTTGGCCCACTACGACACCGCCGGCCCCTTTCCCGGCGCGGACGACAACGCCGCGGCTGTCGCTATCCTGCTGTCGCTGGTGCCGAGGCTGAGAGAAAAAGGGCTGGAGCGGCCTATCGTCCTCGCCTTTCCCGACGCCGAGGAACCCCCTTACTTCCTTTCGCCGGCGATGGGCTCGACCTTCTTCTATACGCGCCAGCGTACAGGTCCTGTCCACGCCGCCATCGTCCTCGACCTCGTCGGTCACGATGTTCCCGTTCCTGGCCTGAGCGACCTGCTCTTCATCACCGGCCTCGAGAGCGACCCCGTCCTGGCAGGGCTTCTGAGAGCCTGCGAGCCGCACGGGGGCGTCCGCATAGTGGCAGCACTGAACCGCTACGTCGGCGACATGAGCGATCATCACGTCTTCCGGGTGAACGAGCGGCCCTACCTCTTCTTGTCCTGCGGCCACTGGGCCCACTACCACCAGCCCAGCGACACGCCCGAAAAGCTCAACTACAGCAAGATGGCGTATATCGCCGACTACCTGCTGGGGCTCGTGACCGAGGTCTGCGATGCTGAACTGAAGGGGCCGTTCGAGGGCTACGACTCGACCGAGACCGAGCTCTACTTCATGCGCCGGTCGCTGGGAGAGCACGCCGCGGCGCTCGGTCTGCGCTTCGAGAGCCGCCGCGACATCGACGCGCTGGCTACGCTGCTCACGCGGACGTTCGGCCTCTAA
- a CDS encoding CPBP family intramembrane metalloprotease codes for MRRYLVFLPSLLTGLAGGVWLLLRPLELGAQAGPLIILLTAALTTLGLLGGAWGLERLLPSFRTASKLLENALRRFPITLPLAFGLAAATAVSEELFFRGALLPLLGVWGQAAVFALLHPAPRRAWSYTAYTFVAGLVFGYVTLWTGSLWAAMLAHFAVNFYGFLEVRRLQRGARRRPQPQVGVHLPNEG; via the coding sequence ATGAGGCGCTACCTCGTCTTTCTGCCCAGCCTGCTGACGGGGCTCGCCGGTGGTGTGTGGCTGCTGCTAAGGCCGCTCGAGTTGGGGGCCCAGGCGGGACCCCTGATCATCCTGCTGACAGCCGCTCTCACCACTCTCGGTCTCCTGGGCGGGGCCTGGGGGCTCGAGCGCCTGCTGCCCTCCTTTCGCACCGCCAGCAAGCTGCTGGAGAACGCCCTCAGGCGCTTTCCCATCACCCTGCCGCTGGCCTTCGGCCTGGCCGCGGCCACGGCTGTTTCAGAAGAGCTCTTTTTTCGCGGGGCGCTGTTGCCGCTGCTGGGCGTCTGGGGCCAGGCGGCCGTCTTCGCGCTGCTGCACCCCGCGCCGCGCCGGGCCTGGAGCTACACCGCCTACACCTTCGTGGCGGGCCTGGTCTTCGGCTACGTCACGCTGTGGACGGGCAGCCTCTGGGCGGCGATGCTCGCCCACTTCGCAGTGAACTTCTACGGCTTCTTGGAGGTGCGCCGCTTGCAACGAGGCGCGCGGAGGCGCCCTCAGCCACAGGTGGGTGTACATCTTCCCAACGAAGGCTGA
- a CDS encoding DNA topology modulation protein yields the protein MRRIAIIGSGGAGKSTLARALGECLGLEVVHLDTLYWKSGWKETPTPTWTTIQENLVGRPSWIIDGNYGKTMDIRLRAADTVIFLDMPRKLCLWRALKRRVRYHGRCRPDLTPGCPEQLDPAFLRWIWDYPEKKRPGVLEKLATYRGEKAIFHLKSPRAVRRFLRGLEQPAEHGKPSHAWPARP from the coding sequence ATGAGAAGAATCGCCATCATCGGCTCCGGCGGTGCCGGCAAATCGACCTTGGCCAGAGCGCTCGGCGAGTGCCTCGGCCTCGAGGTCGTTCACCTGGATACCCTCTACTGGAAGTCCGGCTGGAAGGAGACGCCCACACCCACCTGGACGACCATCCAGGAAAACTTGGTGGGGCGGCCGAGTTGGATCATCGACGGCAACTACGGCAAGACCATGGATATCAGGCTCAGGGCCGCCGACACCGTCATCTTTCTCGACATGCCGCGCAAGCTCTGCTTGTGGCGGGCCCTAAAGCGCCGGGTGCGGTACCACGGCAGGTGCCGGCCTGACCTCACGCCGGGCTGCCCGGAGCAGCTCGACCCGGCCTTTTTGCGCTGGATCTGGGACTACCCCGAGAAGAAGCGGCCGGGCGTCCTCGAGAAGCTGGCGACCTACAGGGGCGAGAAGGCCATCTTCCACCTGAAGTCGCCGCGAGCCGTCAGGCGCTTTTTGAGAGGGCTCGAGCAGCCGGCTGAACACGGCAAACCCTCCCACGCCTGGCCCGCCCGACCCTAG